In Methanobacterium sp., a single window of DNA contains:
- a CDS encoding SDR family oxidoreductase, whose amino-acid sequence MCIVTGANSGIGYALSEELLKRGAVVYMAGRNPEKIQKATEKLSKYSDRIHEVIVDVTIQKQVQKAIEDVAEEAGRLDFLFNNAGVGGTLQYEKATLDDWKTIIDVNLWSVIYGVHAAVPIMLKQGSGHIVNTSSVAGIVPMPFQALYSLTKFGVTGLTESLRYEYAEKGLHFSTVCPANIATPIFKKSIDGTVHDHVKIPDDAIPPKIASKLILNKLVEKQGIIFVPEELEQFWHGYVFKKLEDHLLTMAHERRESYAEKGNYM is encoded by the coding sequence ATTTGTATAGTTACCGGGGCCAATTCTGGTATCGGGTATGCGTTAAGTGAAGAACTCCTAAAAAGAGGGGCAGTTGTTTACATGGCAGGGCGCAACCCTGAAAAAATTCAAAAAGCCACTGAAAAGCTTTCCAAGTACAGTGACAGAATTCATGAAGTTATCGTGGATGTTACAATCCAAAAACAAGTGCAAAAGGCCATTGAAGATGTGGCAGAGGAAGCAGGTAGACTTGACTTTTTATTCAACAATGCAGGAGTTGGAGGAACTCTACAGTATGAAAAAGCCACTTTGGATGACTGGAAAACCATCATTGATGTAAACCTCTGGAGCGTCATTTACGGAGTCCACGCGGCCGTCCCTATCATGCTAAAACAGGGAAGTGGACATATAGTTAACACCAGCTCCGTGGCAGGAATAGTCCCCATGCCCTTCCAGGCACTATATTCCCTTACAAAATTCGGTGTTACCGGGCTCACTGAAAGTTTGAGGTATGAATATGCAGAAAAAGGTCTTCATTTTTCCACAGTCTGTCCCGCGAATATAGCAACACCTATTTTTAAAAAATCAATTGATGGCACAGTGCATGATCATGTAAAGATACCAGACGATGCAATTCCTCCAAAAATTGCTTCAAAACTGATTTTGAACAAATTAGTGGAAAAACAGGGGATTATATTCGTGCCTGAAGAACTTGAACAATTTTGGCATGGTTATGTCTTCAAAAAATTAGAAGATCACCTGTTAACAATGGCCCATGAACGTAGAGAATCATATGCGGAAAAAGGAAATTACATGTAA
- a CDS encoding acetoacetate decarboxylase family protein, translated as MFKLEDGFTYLMPAHFGGNKFDPEVKITQKATTIVISYETEEKLLENYIPEGFELRSPEVQVMFSKFTEINWMLGGNYNLIDVSAPVRFNGKKDQLEGNYSLVVWENKTAPILGGREQTGIPKIFADIEELHILKPHYTTNASYDGNNFLNMYFEATDELTGDDLDYIKTMSSSSNTIGWRYIPKVGAPGAELSQFILYPQGMEVEKVQVGNGSLKWTQLDPMQNAPQFHIINSLAALPIKNINNALLSEGTAILRAFGARVLE; from the coding sequence ATGTTTAAATTAGAAGATGGCTTCACCTATTTAATGCCAGCCCATTTTGGGGGAAATAAATTTGACCCAGAGGTCAAAATTACACAAAAAGCAACAACCATAGTGATAAGCTATGAAACTGAGGAAAAACTTCTTGAAAATTACATTCCTGAAGGATTTGAATTACGATCCCCTGAAGTTCAAGTCATGTTCAGCAAATTCACTGAGATCAACTGGATGCTTGGGGGAAACTACAATCTCATCGATGTTTCTGCACCTGTCAGATTCAATGGAAAAAAAGATCAACTGGAAGGAAACTACTCACTGGTGGTCTGGGAGAATAAAACTGCACCTATCCTTGGGGGGCGGGAACAAACTGGAATTCCCAAAATCTTTGCAGACATTGAAGAATTGCATATTTTAAAGCCCCATTACACCACAAACGCCAGTTATGATGGAAACAACTTTTTAAACATGTATTTCGAAGCCACAGATGAGTTGACTGGAGACGACTTAGATTATATTAAGACAATGTCATCATCTTCAAACACCATTGGATGGAGATATATTCCAAAAGTCGGTGCTCCTGGGGCTGAACTGAGTCAGTTCATACTTTATCCCCAGGGAATGGAGGTTGAAAAAGTGCAAGTGGGTAATGGCAGTCTTAAATGGACTCAATTGGACCCAATGCAAAATGCACCTCAGTTTCATATAATCAACAGCCTGGCAGCCCTGCCAATTAAGAATATAAATAATGCCCTGTTATCAGAGGGAACAGCAATTCTTAGAGCATTCGGCGCCCGTGTTTTAGAATAA